The Arvicola amphibius chromosome 11, mArvAmp1.2, whole genome shotgun sequence genomic interval tatggtatttatctaaaaaactgtccatttcttttacattttccaattttgtggcatacaggcttttgtagtaagatgtaatgattctctgaatttcctctgtgtctgtggttatgtcccccttttcatttctgatcttattaatttgcgtgttctctctctgccatttgattagtttggctaagggtttgtcaatcttgttgattttctccaagaaccagcttcttgtttcattgattctttggattgttttctgtgtttctattttgttgatttctgccctcagtttgattatttccagtcttctacttctcctaggtgagtctgcttcttttttttccagagctttcaggtatgttgttaagtctccaatgagtgctttctccgttttctttaagtgggcacttagtgctatgaactttcctcttagcactgctttcattgtgtcccataggtttgagtatgttgtgtctttgttttcattaaattcaagaaagactttaatttctttctttatttcttccttgacccaggtgtggttcagtagttgactgttcagtttccatgagtttgtgggctttctgggggtagcattgttgttgatttctaattttaatccatggtgatctgataagacacaggtggttactaatatttttttgtaactgtggaagtttgctttgttaccaagtatatggtcaattttcgaaaaggttccatgagccgcagagaagaaggtatattctttcctatttgggtggaatgttctatagatgtctgtgaagtccatttggttcattacctccattaagtctttcaattctctgttaggtttctgtctgattgacctgtccattggtgagagaggagtgttgaagtctccaactattaatgtgtgtggtttgatggctgccttgagttctagaagtgtttcttttacataagtgggagcttttatattaggggcatagatattcaggattgagacttcattctgaaggacttttcctgttatgagtataaagtgtccctttccatctcttctgattgattttagtttgaagtcaactgtgtcggaaattagtatggccacaccggcttgtttcttaggtccatttgcttgataaaccttttcccaaccctttactctgagtaggtgtctgtctttgtggttgaggtgtgtttcttgtaaacagcaaaatgttggattctgttttcgtatccagtctcttagcctgtgcctttttataggtgaattgagtccattgatattaagtgatattaatgaccagtggttgttaactccggttattttttttgtagtagagtttgtgtgtttcccttcttctagttgtgctggtgaagggtcgctagatgcctgagttattatgggtgttgttggactccttggtttgtgattttccttctattactttctgcaaggctggatttgtggctacgtattgtttaaatctgtttttgtcctggaatatcttgttttctccatcaatggtgaatgcaagctttgctgggtatagtagtctaggcttgcatccatgttcccttagtgtctgtagcacatctatccaagctcttctggctttcatggtttccattgagaaatcaggtgtaattctgataggtttccctttatatgttacttgacctttttcctttgcagctcttaatatctgttctttattctgtatgttttgtgttttgattattatatggcttggggatgctttcttttgatccagtctatttggtgttctgtaggcttcttgtaccttcatagaaacatccttctttaggttggggaagttttcttctataattttgttgaatatgttttctgggcctttgagttgtaattcttcttcttctaccccaattattcttaggtttggtcttttcatggtgttccagatttcctggatgttttgtgttaagaatttgttagatttgtttagttctttaatctgtgaatttatttcctctatagtatcttcagagtccgagattctttcttccatctcttgtattcggttggaaatacttgtctctgaagtttctgttcgtttattcagtttccatttccagtcttccctcagcttgtgttttcttcattacctccatttcatttatcaggtcttgtactgtttcccttacctgtttgattgctttttcttgtttttcttgtttttcttgggtatctttgagagatttatttatttcgtctaccttttttgtttgtcatctccatttcttttttttttttttttttttatgttgaaaaagtgtatatttagaattagccggcaggactcagtttagatgattccaattttgttggcaacatccagagcatcataatcaggagccaaccggacatatgccttcttctctccgtcgggccttatgagggtgttgactttggccacatcgatgtcgtagagtttcttcacagcctgtttgatctggtgcttgttggccttgacgtccacaatgaacacaagtgtgttgttgtcttctatcttcttcatggctgactcggtggtcagggggaatttgatgatggcatagtggtcaagcttgttcctcctgggcgcGCTCTTCCgggggtatttaggctgccttcGTAGCCGCAGGGTCTTGGGCCGCCGAATGGTGGGCGATGTGCGAatcttctttttgtggctgtggacgcctttcagcactgccttcttggctttcaaggccttcgctttagcttctgctttgggaggggcaggagcttccttcttcgcttTCGGCGCCATCTTGACGAAAAggctcatctccatttctttatggcagtttttttacctcctgtttaaggtcctctattattttcataaagtactgtttaaggtcggtttcttctctatcttctggggtagggtgttcaattcttgttgtttcaggatgtctggattgtggtgatggcatgttgcccttcatgttgttggaggagcttctgcattggcgcctgcccatctcttccttcaaaaggagcctggaggcgcttggttTCCTAGACCaaactttgctgtgactgaaactggctggatctccccagtgccagaggaggacctattccttgcgtcacaatctaaagaagcccacactccctttgcaggaatcctcagacctgcctggaggccagagtctgaccccttagggtggatggccttagtacaggagcaggacacctgaaaacactagggaaggcttgggagaggcagggacgtgagaaacaaagacaagcctgcagagggagctgggatgagggggtctgtgctctcttccagggcaggttgccccagggtctgcactcactcgccagtccagatggaagttcagggcacaggatcagggattccaggcagcccagggacgctgcccagacaaaagggccaaggtgggggcagggcgggatggaacatcacacagcgaacctggcagcacaatctgaaggagcccgcacccctccgcagaaatcctcagacctgcctggaggccagagtctgacccctttgggtggatggccttagtacaggagcaggacacctgaaaaaaCCGCTATGTAACTTCTGAGCCAGGCTTTTTTGCACAAGATGTCACACCCGATGTGGCaataggctggatttctttgacTTTAAAGATCCACTTCAGAGCTCTCAGTTGCTGTCCCTCTGACTTTGGTTCTCTAGGTTCTGCTGGCCAACATGTTCTGTGTGGAAGCTTATTACCAGAACCTCTTCAGCCTGTCTCAGCTGGACAAGTGTGAGTGACTGGCCTGTGGAAAGCAGGCGCCCGGTCCAGCCAGCATCCATAGCCCTTGGTGCTCTATTTCCTCCCAAAGCTTGCTGCCAGGAAAGTGGTTTGGGCTCACAGTAGAGGGCTTGCTAGATCAAGTACATCCCTACATACTAAGGCCTCCTCTGTAGGATATGCTGGTGTCTGTTTAAGAGAGATCCCGAAAGAAGGAGACGGCCATTATCCTTGTCTCTTTAGCCGCAGACTCCAGCCAAAATGATTTACAGAACTGTGGTGTGCTGCAGAGGTGACAAAATGGCTTCTCCAGAAGTTTTGGCCTGGAAGACAGGCTACTTCTCATTTGAAATGCTTTTTCTCTTCAGTAACTGCTTGTCCctgttttgaaatatgacctggtTTACCTGGGCATGGCAGTCTGAAGAGCGTAGCCCTGTTGCCAGTTAGAGTGGAGAGGGCCATTACAACCCTTACTGAAGATATATAGCCTGCAGCTGCAGAGCCCAGCCCAGGGGCCCTACATGGCTTGCAGGACTGTGATATACTGTGGAGCATAGTGAATGACCTTCCCAGGAGCCAGTTAACAAGCAGGGTCTTTTCACCCTAGTGATCTAAAGGGGGGTATCCTTGGGTACAGTTAGTCCAATGGGGGAACTGACTTAGGTAGAAATACACTCCTTGAACCTCTTTGTATTACCATGTTGCAAAAGGATTACCTATGCTCCTTTCTCCTCTTACAGATTCTCCAGAAAACCTGGATGAGCAGATTAAGAAAGTGTCTCAGCAGATCCTTGAGAAGCAAGCCTACATATGTGCCCACCCTCTGGACAGGACATCCTGAGGCTAGGACAGTGCCCCTGTACCTACTACCTAGCCCAGGTTAACATTATTCAGCATCTTCAGAAGACTGAATCCTTGATCCTTGTGGACTCTgtgtcatttgtatatagtaaAGCAATAGTATGAACAACTATTGCTCTGCAAAAGAGTGGTAGGTAGGTGTTGGCCTGTAGGTCCTGCGTCCAAGAGATACCATCttgtgaaggaaaggaaggaaggaaggaaagacggaagcaaggaaggaaggaagcaaggaaggaaggaagcaaggaaggatgGACGGATGGGCGGACGGACGAACCAAATTGTTAAAGAAAGATGGAACCAGATTAGTGGTGGCTCCTATGTGTGGCTACAAATGATCATTGATCTCCATGGAAATGGCTCACTTCTATGGCACAAAGTTCACAGGGAACTAGGGTGTAGGTAGCCATTCCTACTAAACTATACACTGAAGAAGCAAGCTGAGTCCATATCACCTACTAAAACCGCATATAGTCTGTGTAAGGAACCTTCTaatagaaaagaatgtaaagtatCACTATTCATGTCCCATCTTCCAATCATGAGGGTGTCTTAACAATAAAATGTCTTCTTGGGTATTGTAGAGATCTGTCACTTCCTTTGTTAGGATTATTCCAAGAGGttggttagttttattttaatagaatgttatttattctttgatagttTTGATCATGTAAATAATGTATCTTGGTCATATCTACTCCCAGCTCCCCCCTTTTATTCATCTGGCATCCCCAACATGCTCACCTccctacatctttttttttttccccaacccaCTGAGTCTAATTAGTGCTGCCTGAGAATGTTGACTTGTTGGCTTGCTCTTGTGCATAGATTCTTTCCACCCCTCTTTTTACCAATGTTCTCTAGGCTTTGGAAGAGGGTTGATGTGAATTGAGAGCTGAGAACCCAACAGTCCTTTCTAAACGCCTGAGCTAATAAATAAGCTTTTTCATCTTCACCTATAGACTAAGCAAAATGCCAATTTAATTCCTAAAATATACCAACTAAACCTTGAAGAGATGTCATAAGACTAGAAAAACACTTTAAGAACCTGTACATCTAGTTCCAAGCACTTACTGTAAAGtacagtaatttttttaatgtatggttGGAAGGCATAGATGAACAGATCAGTGGGACAGAACAGCCCCAAACTGGCCTACTTAATCTGTCAATTGATTATCAAACGCATACAAACAAATCAATGCAGAGAACAGTCTGTCCCACAAATGGCTACAGAGCAACTATGGAAAAGGCAATCCATAAGgactactttgtaactgtaattttgttactatcTTGTAGCAAATTATAATTGAGTTGTAATATAAGTAtatgatatctgatatgtggcccTTGTGAAAGGATCGTTCGTTGGACCCTAAAAGGGGTGGAGACCCgttggttgagaaccactgctctagagggaGCGTAGGCCTGCTGACACTTAACATCTGTGGACTTCAGAATTGAGGTGAGCACATACAGCCCCAGAAAGAGATGGGTATTGGATCACCTGGGATTCTGGGTGATTCACTTTGTCCTAGTATAGACAGCAGAGCTCCTGAGGACTAACTGGTTTCAAGGATTCAAAGTAGTTTATCAGAATAACTTAATACAAAACTGCCCTTTCAGCCCTCCACTCCGTGGTCCTCTGAAAGCTCCCTGCTTCCAGGGAATCCATGAATGGTTTTGCATTCTGCCAAAACGGTCCTCAAACTAACCAGAATCTGCTGGGAAGCCCTTAGTTGCAGCTGTAAGCATAGTCCAATGACTGCCGGATTCCTGGCATTCCACTTTAGGGTTTTATTAGAAGAATTAGGTTCCTATCCATAAAACTTGCACATTGTGTTGTGGTTACACAGCTTGGTTTTGACTTTTGTCTTGTTGAGTCTTCTGGTGGTGCTGCTGATCCAGCCCAGGACCTTGTGTGTgcctggcaagcactctaccaaatatttcttaaattacaAATCTGTTTTTTAGAAATGGCAGAGAACACTGAAGCAGCGTCTGAATTCTGTAGGTGGAACAACATTCATATGGAATTTGGAGATGACAGATGAAGCCTTTACATAGCTTGGGTGCTCACTTGCCGAACCAGGGCAAGTGGTTCAGAACAAGCCAGGGACTCAAAGGCTCTGGTACTTTGACATGCAATGAATTCATTTATAATATGAGGTGGTGTTCTGTGTGGAGAACAATCATGACAGACGTGCCTTCAGttttcactgagggaagtcattAAGGATACAATaaccaaaagtttaaaaaaaaagccacagatcATGAGATCCAGCCACTTAATATCTGTAAGGTTTACAGGAGAGCAAGACTAATGAGGCCAAAGAACAAAGCTTTATTGGGGCATGAACTGCCGTGTGTCTCTGAAAAGGAAGAACAGTGCCACCAAATGGGAGTTTGGATATTTATGGGATCGTTTAAGTTGGGTATGTGTCTTAGgcattttattgctgtggagagatacctatgaccatggcaactcttaaaaaggaaaacattgaattggggtagcttgcttacagtttcagaggtccattATCATGGTTGGGAGCATGGCCGCGTGCAGGTAGActtggtactggagaagtagctcagagtcCTCTATCTTACAGGCAACCGGAAGTCGAATGAGACACGGGTGGGGATACCCTaagcataagaaacctcaaagcctgcctccacagtgacagtTCTTCCTGCAAGGCCATAcacattccaacaaagccacaccttacATGCTACTCCCTATAAGACCATGGAGGCCAGTTATGTTCAAGCTACCACAGTGGGATGGTGGTGGGGGAGCATTAAAGGGGAAGGGAGCTGCTGCAAGCAAAGAAACTGCCCTAAATATTTAGGGGGGGACCTCGTCAAAGAGATAACAGGGTACATGGGAGTTTAGATAACAGAATGCAGTGGTCTTGGGTCAGATTTTGACACATGCAAAACTTGTAGTTTATTTACCCAAAGGGCCTGGTTCTCTCTTGAACAGGGACCTGGGCCAACCTACCAGTATCATCCAGCTGGAGTGACTGGTTTCCTAAAGGGCACTTATTTTTACTCGGCTGTTCCTCCGTTCATCACAGTGCCAGAGGCCCAACACGGCCCTGGAAATGAGGTCTTAGAGGACATTTTGAGGCAAACATGATAGATTCTGAAATGTGAGGGTATGCTGACTAGATTTATTTCAACTGGACACAAAATAAGAGAGGACACCTTAGACTGAGACTTAGACTGGGCTGTAGGCCTGTgcagcattttcttttgtgtatgtgtgtgcagttcttttttttttttttttattttttcatttattttacataccaatcaaaattccccctcctcctgctccccactctccccccctccctccaccccatctactcctcagggtaagacctcccatggggagtcaacaaagcctggcacatcaagtttaagcaggaccaagcccctccctccctgcatcaaggctgagcaaggcgtCCCACCATAGGGGATGGGCTCCCAAAATGCCAGCTCATGCACAAGGAATAGATGGTCAAGTTGGAgtgacagagtgggagagcaatggaaGAGGTATCTTAATAGAGGGGGCCATCATGGAGTTAGGGGGAAGCTGGTgttagggaaatttccaggaatctgtAGCACAAATAGTAAAAACAGAGatagatactggggttcaacctgaagatcagaaaagctaagccactagagagctctcaCCTCTGTGCAATCTTCAGATGAAAGAGAGCGAATTCCTGTCTtgtcccaccttatattcctctgtagtgctaggattaaaggtgtgtgccatcactgcctggcctgtatggctgactagtgtggctgttttgtgttcttttacctctaccaatgctcaggcAGCCAATCTTATCCTCAAACTGCATCTTCAGACTCCATCTTCTCCACCAAGCCTCAGACTACACTAAGCTTCTGTCTCTTACcttcatattcctctctctacccagccatatcattcctgtctccaccttcctagtgctgaaattaaaggcatgtgattaaAGACAAGTGCTGGAATCACTGGGTGAGCTCTGTTTCCCTTTTAGACAAATTCAGtcttggccttgaactaacagagatccttccgcctctgtctcctgagctctgggattaaaggtgtgtgccaccattacctggcctttagtggcttagctttgcacgcTGATCTTCAGcgtgcaaaataaacaaaatatcactgcattgccccttttgtctaaaataaaaaaggctataaataatataagaaaatctaTATATAATAAGCACAATAatgatatacaatatatacaggcaataaatgcatcaacaatgtctagttcatttgcatttgacagattcagagaaaatacatcattatctatcctatcctGGTGAGTCCAAAGTAGTGTacataattcactttctattctaacttgtattaccaattcaaaattatctttttatatctctcaactttatatactttacatttctttagtgagtttccttttttgagtctgttaaacaaagaaaactatataactatctagtcttcaactacctcagaggcctgagaaagaaacaatattaactgagtaaataAGAAGTGTGTgcaaacaacttctaaaaaatgtgagaaatgacaaaaacagctggctgcctggacagtcacccaaggttcctttgcaacattgaggcatccatcttgtCAA includes:
- the LOC119826822 gene encoding 60S ribosomal protein L23a-like, whose translation is MAPKAKKEAPAPPKAEAKAKALKAKKAVLKGVHSHKKKIRTSPTIRRPKTLRLRRQPKYPRKSAPRRNKLDHYAIIKFPLTTESAMKKIEDNNTLVFIVDVKANKHQIKQAVKKLYDIDVAKVNTLIRPDGEKKAYVRLAPDYDALDVANKIGII